One part of the Thiothrix nivea DSM 5205 genome encodes these proteins:
- a CDS encoding ABC transporter permease, translated as MLLARSSWRFFTRHPWQLWLTLLSIALGTAVIIAVDLANQTAQDSFRQSVQVLSGEMTHEITAVRGTIPDDFYRQLRVEWGYRDSAPLVETTWVRDGLQQTVLGIDPFAAPLQRGAQADISSEDVRRLLTEPGAMVQVGDEVWVADIATAQGDSPGLTSIQLKLTEAEAAKLQTRLPPSLKLDSFANRQQAFTQMTQAFQTNLTAMSLLAVLVGAFLVYNTMTFSVLQRRRSFAIGRMVGITGGQLFRHLLLEALVLGAAGSILGVLLGVLLGQGLLVLVTQTIRDLYVNVRATDLLLTPGLLLKGVGITLLAVLVATLAPALEAARVSPVQVARQSTLEQGGRRMGVGLVVAGVALMLVSWGLIGVSGKSLLLGFVGLFVLIVGYSLCVPLVLRLGLRGLQQVPGLRAFLLSRMAIRSVEASLSRTALAIIALSVAVSATVGVGIMIGSFRASVADWLGMTLSSDLYVSAVTEDAARVSGTLRPEWLGRIQALPEVQSVSTGRTTRLPVDGVEIPVLVMQAGRHSGRGFDFLSGGDAAWQQFLAGKGVLVSEPFAYHNGKRVGDTVRMPTDVAGEVALPVLGVFRDYSATQGMVVLPRSLYWRYWQDRSVSSIGMKLAEGADEAVLKRKLQAWAGELPQPGQGLVVRSNRDIRENSLQVFDRTFAITNVLRLLVIIVAFVGVFSALMALFLEKGREYAVLRATGFTPKQLQWLVTGQAALIGVLAGLLALPLGGLMSVVLIDIINQRSFGWTMQTHFFPLTGVQAVLLALAAALLASVYPVRRIGRVSVREGLDGR; from the coding sequence ATGTTGCTTGCGCGTTCCAGTTGGCGTTTCTTCACCCGGCATCCGTGGCAGTTGTGGCTGACGCTGCTGAGCATTGCACTGGGCACGGCGGTGATTATCGCGGTGGATCTGGCCAACCAGACGGCGCAGGATTCTTTCCGCCAGTCGGTGCAGGTGTTGTCCGGCGAGATGACACATGAAATTACGGCCGTGCGTGGCACTATCCCTGACGATTTCTACCGGCAGTTGCGGGTGGAATGGGGCTATCGGGATTCCGCGCCGCTGGTGGAAACCACATGGGTGCGGGATGGCTTGCAACAGACTGTGCTGGGGATTGACCCATTTGCAGCGCCGTTGCAGCGGGGGGCACAGGCGGACATTTCCAGCGAGGATGTGCGGCGCTTGCTGACGGAGCCGGGGGCAATGGTGCAGGTTGGCGATGAGGTGTGGGTGGCGGATATTGCTACGGCGCAAGGTGATTCCCCCGGCCTCACCAGTATCCAGCTCAAGCTGACCGAAGCCGAAGCAGCAAAACTCCAGACCCGCCTGCCCCCCTCCCTCAAACTCGACTCCTTCGCCAACCGCCAGCAGGCTTTCACCCAGATGACGCAAGCCTTCCAGACCAACCTGACGGCGATGAGCCTGCTGGCGGTGCTGGTGGGGGCGTTCCTGGTCTACAACACCATGACGTTTTCGGTGCTGCAACGGCGGCGGAGTTTTGCCATTGGGCGCATGGTGGGGATAACGGGCGGGCAGCTGTTCCGCCATTTGCTGCTGGAAGCGCTGGTGCTGGGGGCGGCTGGCAGCATCCTCGGCGTACTGCTGGGCGTGTTGCTGGGGCAGGGCTTGCTGGTGCTGGTGACGCAAACCATCCGTGATTTGTACGTGAATGTGCGGGCGACCGATTTGTTGCTGACGCCGGGGCTGTTGCTGAAAGGCGTAGGCATTACCTTGCTGGCGGTGCTGGTGGCGACGTTGGCTCCAGCATTGGAGGCGGCACGGGTGTCGCCGGTGCAGGTTGCCCGCCAGTCTACGTTGGAACAAGGCGGGCGGCGGATGGGCGTAGGGTTGGTAGTGGCGGGCGTGGCGCTGATGCTGGTGAGCTGGGGCTTGATTGGTGTTTCTGGCAAGAGTTTGTTGCTGGGGTTTGTGGGGCTGTTTGTGCTGATTGTGGGTTACAGCTTGTGCGTGCCGCTGGTGTTGCGGTTGGGTTTGCGGGGCTTGCAGCAGGTTCCAGGTTTGCGGGCATTCCTGCTGTCGCGGATGGCGATCCGTAGCGTTGAGGCCAGTCTTAGCCGCACCGCACTGGCCATCATTGCGCTGAGCGTGGCGGTATCAGCAACGGTGGGCGTGGGCATCATGATCGGTTCGTTCCGCGCCAGCGTGGCGGACTGGTTAGGAATGACGCTTTCCAGCGACCTGTATGTGTCGGCGGTGACGGAGGATGCGGCACGTGTCAGCGGCACACTGCGCCCGGAATGGCTGGGGCGGATTCAGGCATTGCCGGAGGTGCAATCCGTCAGTACCGGGCGCACCACCCGCTTGCCGGTGGATGGGGTGGAAATTCCGGTGCTGGTGATGCAGGCGGGGCGGCATAGCGGGCGTGGTTTCGATTTCCTCAGTGGTGGCGACGCGGCCTGGCAGCAGTTTCTGGCTGGGAAGGGCGTGCTGGTTTCCGAACCGTTTGCCTACCACAACGGCAAGCGGGTAGGGGATACGGTGCGGATGCCAACCGATGTGGCGGGGGAAGTGGCCTTGCCGGTGCTGGGCGTGTTCCGCGATTACAGCGCCACGCAGGGCATGGTGGTATTGCCGCGTAGCCTGTACTGGCGTTACTGGCAAGATCGTAGCGTTTCTTCCATCGGCATGAAACTGGCGGAGGGTGCGGACGAGGCCGTGCTCAAGCGCAAGCTGCAAGCTTGGGCGGGGGAGTTGCCGCAGCCGGGGCAGGGGTTGGTGGTGCGTTCCAACCGCGACATTCGGGAAAACTCCTTACAGGTGTTTGACCGTACCTTTGCGATTACCAATGTGCTGCGGTTGCTGGTGATTATCGTGGCGTTTGTGGGGGTGTTCAGCGCGTTGATGGCGCTGTTTCTGGAAAAGGGTAGGGAATATGCGGTGTTGCGTGCGACCGGTTTCACGCCCAAACAGTTGCAGTGGTTGGTGACGGGGCAGGCGGCATTGATTGGGGTGCTGGCGGGATTGCTGGCGTTGCCGTTGGGTGGGCTGATGTCGGTGGTGCTGATCGACATTATCAACCAGCGTTCGTTTGGCTGGACGATGCAGACGCATTTCTTCCCGCTGACCGGCGTGCAGGCGGTGTTACTGGCGTTGGCGGCGGCGTTGCTGGCGAGCGTTTACCCGGTACGCAGGATTGGGCGGGTGTCGGTGCGGGAGGGGCTGGATGGGCGTTAG
- a CDS encoding lipocalin-like domain-containing protein: MGVRWWQRPLWVLWCLLWLLAGCGKAPESDNVFDLNSALGGVADAGFARAVGSREFHFPQDHAAHPDFRNEWWYVTGNLQTESGRHFGYQVTLFRIALTPHPPDSPSVWATHQVWMAHVALTDVEAGEHWHDQRFARGAVGLAGQASNPFRVWLEDWQIVGDGTGDFPWAIGVKAKDFSLNLQLGLAKPPVLQGDHGLSQKSNEPGNASWYYSVTRLQTLGDIWRGDEHFTVTGESWLDREWSTSALSADQTGWDWFSLQLQDGHDLMFYRLRKQSGEADPHSAGKWVQPDGQAQTLVAQDVELKPLRYWQAESGACYPVAWEISLPKQQWRWRVEALVDDQLMRVGITYWEGAVKVVDAESGRPLGYGYLEMSGYE; this comes from the coding sequence ATGGGCGTTAGGTGGTGGCAACGCCCTCTTTGGGTTCTGTGGTGTTTGCTATGGCTATTGGCGGGTTGTGGCAAAGCGCCGGAATCCGACAATGTTTTCGATCTGAATTCTGCCCTGGGCGGGGTGGCCGATGCGGGGTTTGCCCGTGCTGTTGGCTCACGCGAATTCCATTTCCCGCAAGATCATGCCGCGCACCCGGATTTCCGCAATGAATGGTGGTATGTGACCGGCAACCTGCAAACGGAAAGTGGGCGGCATTTTGGCTATCAGGTGACGTTATTCCGCATTGCGTTGACGCCGCATCCGCCAGATAGCCCGTCGGTGTGGGCGACCCATCAGGTGTGGATGGCGCATGTGGCGCTGACGGATGTGGAAGCAGGGGAGCATTGGCATGACCAGCGCTTTGCGCGTGGTGCTGTCGGGTTGGCAGGGCAAGCCAGTAACCCGTTCCGGGTGTGGCTGGAAGATTGGCAGATTGTGGGTGATGGCACGGGTGATTTCCCTTGGGCCATTGGTGTAAAAGCGAAGGATTTCTCCCTCAACCTGCAACTGGGGCTGGCAAAGCCGCCGGTGTTGCAGGGTGACCATGGCCTGAGCCAGAAAAGCAACGAGCCGGGCAATGCTTCCTGGTATTACTCCGTGACCCGTTTGCAGACGCTGGGCGATATTTGGCGAGGGGATGAGCATTTCACCGTAACCGGCGAGTCGTGGCTGGATCGGGAGTGGAGCACCAGCGCCTTGTCAGCTGACCAGACCGGGTGGGACTGGTTTTCACTGCAATTGCAGGATGGGCATGATTTAATGTTTTACCGGTTGCGCAAGCAGTCGGGGGAAGCTGACCCGCACAGCGCGGGCAAGTGGGTGCAGCCGGATGGGCAGGCGCAAACGCTGGTGGCGCAGGATGTGGAACTGAAGCCGCTACGTTACTGGCAGGCGGAAAGCGGCGCGTGTTATCCGGTGGCGTGGGAAATATCCCTGCCGAAGCAGCAGTGGCGCTGGCGGGTGGAGGCGTTGGTGGATGATCAGTTGATGCGGGTGGGAATCACTTACTGGGAGGGGGCGGTGAAAGTGGTGGATGCGGAGAGCGGCAGACCGCTGGGGTATGGCTATCTGGAAATGTCAGGGTATGAGTGA
- a CDS encoding YgiQ family radical SAM protein, with protein MPLNTAPNAPAALYDYPHYWAECYGTSEYLPMSRAEMDALGWDSCDIIIVTGDAYVDHPSFGMAVIGRVLEAQGFRVGIIAQPDWQSKDAFMALGEPNLFFGVAAGNMDSMINRYTADRKTRSDDAYTPGGMAGKRPDRASLVYSQRCKEAYPHVPIILGGIEASLRRIAHFDYWQEKVRRSILMDASADLLLYGNAERAVIEIAHRLSRGETVDSITDVRGTAFIRRDTPPESEGWLEIDSTRVDQPGKIDRIINPYLNTTDMDECEVEKRNQQWLEYEDPRIKRPGEQKLHFHPRARLDRNRTVIRLPSFEKVSKDKVLYAHANRVLHLETNPGNARALVQKHGSQDIWINPPPFPLSTPEMDYVFGLPYARLPHPAYKGERIPAYEMIRFSVNIMRGCFGGCTFCSITEHEGRIIQNRSQESILHEIEEMRDKVPGFTGVVSDLGGPTANMYRLACKDPKVEASCRKPSCVYPGICQNLNTDHAALKSLYRAARNLPGVKKVLIGSGLRYDLAVRDPEYVKELVTHHVGGYLKIAPEHTEDAPLSKMMKPGIGAYDEFKRLFEKYTKEAGKEQYLIPYFIAAHPGTSDEDMLNLALWLKKNGFRADQVQAFYPSPMASATTMYHTEKNPLHQVTYKSEKVQTAKSPEQRKLHKAFLRWHDPKNWPLLRKAIADMGRQELIGDGPNQLIPHYQKGEEDLVYEAHRRKNKGGEHQKRMGKPAHNASAKPATKATSGKPANKQQAGKKMLTQHTGLPPKPRTEASNKPKPAGKPKQRRT; from the coding sequence ATGCCGCTGAACACTGCCCCCAACGCGCCCGCTGCCCTCTACGATTACCCACATTACTGGGCAGAATGTTATGGCACGTCTGAGTATCTCCCCATGTCGCGTGCGGAAATGGACGCGCTCGGCTGGGATTCCTGCGACATCATCATCGTCACCGGCGACGCCTACGTCGACCACCCCTCGTTCGGCATGGCGGTGATCGGGCGAGTGCTGGAGGCACAAGGCTTCCGCGTCGGCATCATCGCCCAACCGGACTGGCAGTCGAAAGACGCTTTCATGGCACTGGGCGAACCCAACCTGTTCTTCGGCGTGGCGGCGGGCAACATGGATTCCATGATCAACCGCTACACCGCCGACCGCAAAACGCGCTCCGACGACGCCTACACCCCCGGCGGCATGGCGGGCAAACGCCCTGACCGCGCCTCGCTGGTGTATTCGCAGCGCTGCAAGGAAGCCTACCCGCACGTCCCCATCATCCTCGGCGGCATCGAAGCCTCCTTGCGCCGCATCGCCCATTTCGATTACTGGCAGGAAAAAGTGCGCCGCTCGATCCTGATGGATGCCAGCGCCGACCTGTTGCTGTACGGCAATGCCGAACGCGCCGTGATTGAAATTGCCCACCGCCTGTCACGCGGCGAAACGGTGGACAGCATCACCGACGTGCGCGGCACCGCCTTCATCCGCCGTGACACGCCGCCAGAGTCAGAAGGCTGGCTGGAAATCGACTCCACCCGCGTCGACCAGCCGGGCAAGATTGACCGCATCATCAACCCGTACCTCAACACCACGGACATGGATGAATGCGAGGTCGAAAAGCGCAACCAGCAATGGCTGGAATACGAAGACCCGCGCATCAAGCGCCCCGGTGAGCAAAAATTACACTTCCACCCACGCGCACGACTTGACCGCAATCGCACCGTGATCCGCCTGCCTTCCTTCGAGAAAGTCAGCAAGGACAAGGTGCTGTACGCCCACGCCAACCGCGTGCTGCATCTGGAAACCAATCCCGGCAACGCCCGCGCCCTGGTGCAGAAACACGGCTCGCAGGACATCTGGATCAACCCGCCGCCGTTCCCGCTCTCCACCCCGGAAATGGATTACGTGTTCGGCCTGCCCTACGCCCGCCTGCCGCATCCGGCTTACAAGGGCGAACGCATTCCCGCCTATGAAATGATCCGCTTCTCGGTGAACATCATGCGCGGCTGCTTTGGCGGCTGCACTTTCTGCTCCATCACCGAGCACGAAGGGCGCATCATCCAGAACCGTTCGCAGGAATCGATCCTGCACGAAATCGAGGAAATGCGCGACAAGGTGCCGGGCTTTACCGGCGTGGTTTCCGACCTCGGCGGGCCGACCGCCAACATGTACCGGCTGGCCTGTAAAGACCCGAAAGTGGAAGCCTCCTGCCGCAAGCCGAGTTGCGTCTACCCCGGCATCTGCCAGAACCTCAACACCGACCACGCCGCGCTGAAATCACTGTACCGCGCCGCCCGTAACCTACCGGGTGTCAAGAAAGTGCTGATCGGTTCCGGCCTGCGCTACGACCTCGCGGTGCGCGACCCCGAATACGTCAAGGAACTGGTCACCCACCACGTCGGCGGCTACCTCAAGATCGCCCCGGAACACACCGAGGACGCGCCGCTTTCCAAGATGATGAAACCGGGCATCGGCGCGTATGACGAATTCAAGCGCCTGTTCGAGAAATACACGAAGGAGGCAGGCAAGGAACAGTACCTGATCCCCTATTTCATCGCCGCGCATCCCGGCACATCGGATGAAGACATGCTCAACCTCGCGCTGTGGCTGAAGAAAAACGGCTTCCGCGCCGACCAGGTACAGGCGTTCTACCCTTCGCCGATGGCCTCGGCCACCACCATGTACCACACCGAAAAGAACCCGCTGCATCAGGTCACGTACAAAAGCGAAAAGGTGCAAACCGCCAAGTCGCCGGAACAGCGCAAGTTGCACAAGGCATTCCTGCGCTGGCACGACCCGAAGAACTGGCCACTGCTACGCAAAGCCATCGCGGATATGGGGCGGCAGGAGCTGATTGGCGATGGGCCGAACCAGTTGATCCCGCATTATCAGAAGGGCGAGGAAGACCTCGTTTATGAGGCGCATCGGCGGAAGAATAAGGGTGGGGAGCACCAGAAGAGGATGGGGAAGCCTGCCCACAACGCCTCAGCCAAACCAGCTACAAAAGCTACGTCCGGCAAACCTGCAAATAAACAACAGGCAGGTAAAAAAATGCTGACTCAGCATACTGGACTGCCACCTAAACCGCGCACGGAAGCAAGCAACAAACCAAAGCCAGCGGGTAAGCCCAAACAGCGCCGCACGTAG
- a CDS encoding CU044_2847 family protein: MNNKRVIGFELSDGELVYIEIEDTNNHSELVSNSQNDFSKIQIEFSKSLGKIKSLIDETLTSLQDINNPDEVNLEFGIKLDGKVGALIASSGIEANFKVLLKWKGDKN; the protein is encoded by the coding sequence ATGAATAATAAGAGAGTTATTGGCTTTGAATTAAGTGATGGAGAGCTGGTATATATTGAAATTGAAGACACAAATAACCATTCGGAATTAGTAAGCAATTCTCAAAATGATTTTTCAAAGATTCAAATTGAGTTTTCAAAGTCACTTGGGAAAATAAAATCATTAATAGATGAGACCCTAACCTCTCTCCAAGATATAAATAATCCTGACGAAGTTAACTTAGAATTCGGCATAAAACTTGATGGCAAAGTCGGCGCATTAATAGCATCTAGTGGCATTGAGGCTAACTTCAAGGTCTTATTAAAATGGAAGGGAGATAAGAATTAA